In a single window of the Gloeomargarita sp. SKYB120 genome:
- a CDS encoding serine/threonine protein kinase, whose product MQAGEKLAGRYVVVKTLGSGGFGTTYLARDTQRPGQPACVVKHLKPDSQDEFVVTTARRLFNSEAEILEKLGKHDQIPSLLAYFEQDGEFYLVQEFIEGHPLSQEMQKGVPWPQEKVVRLLADVLTTLDFVHRNGVIHRDIKPDNLIRRKSDGKLVLIDFGAVKQIRDPQAAAQQRTGATVAIGTVGYAPAEQAQGKPQFASDIYSLGIVAICALTGKQPDQLESDPQTGELVWRPGVQVSHALGTVLDRMVRYHYSKRYANAGEVLAALRSFHLLDTPPPPTRVSTVTAAAPAPTTIRRPSPPTQVTPPPIFHSVVWKYGAITAVALIVIGLLSIPFQALVSQRIRRVEPSPAPTTPVATPNPEAQPIARTMEIDLPPNSTFQTERVLQTAETHLYTFKANPNPGSAPLELVLALTASDPLLTAHLIYPNQQAQENIREGTYKLSLPGVYGIKIAGGRGSYQLQLRLVAPTPEPSPTPEAEEEPTNPVLRGR is encoded by the coding sequence ATGCAAGCAGGAGAAAAACTAGCCGGGCGCTATGTCGTCGTGAAAACCTTGGGTTCAGGCGGATTTGGCACGACCTACTTGGCCCGCGATACCCAGCGACCAGGACAACCCGCCTGTGTCGTTAAACACCTCAAACCCGACAGCCAGGACGAATTTGTGGTCACCACTGCCCGCCGGTTGTTCAATAGCGAAGCCGAGATTTTGGAAAAATTGGGCAAGCACGACCAAATCCCCTCTCTGCTGGCCTATTTCGAGCAAGATGGCGAGTTCTACCTGGTGCAGGAGTTTATCGAGGGTCATCCCCTGAGTCAGGAAATGCAAAAGGGCGTGCCTTGGCCCCAGGAAAAAGTGGTGCGGCTGCTGGCTGATGTCCTGACCACCCTCGATTTTGTCCACCGCAATGGCGTCATCCACCGGGACATCAAACCGGATAATTTAATCCGCCGTAAATCCGATGGCAAGCTAGTGCTGATTGACTTTGGCGCCGTCAAACAAATCCGCGACCCCCAGGCGGCAGCCCAACAACGGACAGGGGCCACGGTCGCCATTGGCACAGTCGGGTATGCCCCCGCTGAACAGGCCCAAGGGAAACCCCAATTCGCCAGCGATATTTACAGCCTGGGAATTGTGGCCATTTGCGCGCTCACCGGCAAGCAACCCGACCAACTGGAGAGTGACCCCCAAACTGGCGAACTGGTCTGGCGACCAGGGGTGCAGGTGAGTCATGCCCTGGGAACCGTCCTTGACCGCATGGTACGCTACCACTACAGCAAACGCTACGCCAACGCCGGGGAAGTGCTGGCCGCCTTGCGCAGTTTTCATCTGTTGGACACCCCGCCGCCCCCAACCCGTGTCTCTACTGTCACAGCGGCGGCACCAGCACCCACAACCATCCGTCGTCCCTCGCCGCCAACCCAGGTGACGCCACCGCCCATCTTCCATAGCGTGGTTTGGAAATACGGAGCCATCACGGCGGTCGCACTAATCGTGATTGGCCTTCTGAGTATTCCGTTCCAGGCATTGGTCAGCCAGCGCATCCGGCGCGTCGAACCCAGCCCAGCCCCCACGACACCCGTCGCCACTCCCAATCCTGAGGCTCAACCCATTGCCCGCACGATGGAAATTGACTTGCCACCCAACAGCACCTTTCAGACAGAACGAGTCCTCCAGACAGCAGAAACCCACCTCTACACCTTCAAGGCGAACCCCAACCCCGGCAGCGCTCCCTTGGAACTGGTGTTGGCTTTAACCGCTAGCGATCCTCTGCTCACAGCCCATCTCATCTACCCCAACCAGCAAGCGCAAGAAAATATCCGCGAAGGTACCTATAAGCTATCCCTGCCAGGCGTGTACGGGATCAAAATTGCCGGTGGCCGAGGCTCCTATCAACTCCAACTGCGTCTGGTGGCGCCGACTCCCGAACCCAGTCCCACACCCGAAGCAGAAGAAGAACCAACCAATCCCGTACTACGCGGGCGCTGA
- a CDS encoding 50S ribosomal protein L11 methyltransferase — protein sequence MARTSMLWLTGIGLGVAAMVPWVVLPLRALPDPPAPAEVAPSEVTEFVAKDVPYVPTPQPVVDAMLKLANVNSEDVLVDLGSGDGRIVISAVKDHGVKRAVGIEIDPALVAESRRNIEAAGIADRAEIIQQNLFDADLSKYTVITMYLLPSVNLRLRPKLLRLRPGTRIVSHAFDMGEWQPDKVQQVDGRTIYLWIVPEPSKLPPHLRKEVKE from the coding sequence ATGGCGCGTACATCTATGCTTTGGCTGACCGGCATTGGTCTGGGGGTGGCGGCTATGGTTCCCTGGGTGGTTCTGCCGTTGCGGGCCTTGCCCGACCCACCGGCTCCAGCGGAAGTAGCCCCATCCGAGGTCACTGAGTTTGTCGCTAAAGACGTTCCCTACGTCCCCACGCCCCAACCGGTCGTGGATGCCATGCTCAAACTGGCAAATGTCAATAGTGAGGACGTGCTGGTGGATTTGGGGAGCGGTGATGGACGCATTGTCATCAGCGCTGTCAAAGATCATGGGGTAAAAAGAGCAGTCGGCATCGAGATTGACCCTGCCCTGGTGGCCGAAAGTCGCCGCAATATCGAAGCTGCTGGTATCGCTGACCGGGCCGAAATTATCCAGCAAAACTTGTTCGACGCAGATTTGAGCAAATATACTGTAATTACGATGTACTTGCTGCCGAGCGTCAATTTACGCCTGCGTCCCAAGTTGTTACGGTTGCGACCGGGAACGCGAATTGTCTCCCACGCCTTTGATATGGGGGAATGGCAGCCGGATAAGGTGCAGCAAGTTGATGGGCGGACGATTTACCTGTGGATTGTGCCGGAACCGAGCAAGCTGCCGCCCCATTTGCGCAAGGAAGTCAAGGAGTGA
- a CDS encoding shikimate dehydrogenase produces MITGHTRLLAVLGDPVHHSLSPLMHNAALAHAQVDACYVALPVPADHLGEVLSALWHTQWLGLNITIPHKQRVMQYVTDLTPAAQAIGAVNTLYRGASGWCGANTDGLGFVQPLAGWSGEMAVVLGYGGAARAVVWGLQQIGCTAIHVFSRQPQQPVMPPAQLHPWSDLPVYLPHADLVVNTTPLGMTPDVAASPLTPEQLQTLPAGAWVYDLIYTPRPTQLLRWAAALGYPTQDGLAMLVGQGAAAWEYWFQRAAPLSVMTASLEQYFQESLQPMSASAVAGPTSETQG; encoded by the coding sequence ATGATCACTGGCCACACCCGCTTACTTGCCGTTTTGGGCGACCCTGTCCACCACTCCCTTTCTCCCCTGATGCACAATGCCGCTTTGGCCCATGCCCAGGTGGATGCCTGCTATGTAGCCCTGCCAGTGCCGGCTGACCATCTGGGGGAGGTGCTATCGGCCCTGTGGCACACCCAATGGCTGGGGTTGAACATTACCATTCCCCACAAACAACGGGTGATGCAATATGTGACCGACCTGACACCGGCGGCCCAGGCGATTGGCGCCGTCAATACCCTGTATCGCGGGGCATCGGGCTGGTGTGGGGCGAATACCGACGGCCTGGGTTTTGTGCAACCCCTGGCGGGCTGGTCTGGGGAAATGGCTGTCGTGTTGGGCTACGGGGGGGCGGCGCGGGCCGTGGTTTGGGGATTACAACAGATAGGTTGCACAGCCATTCACGTGTTTAGTCGCCAGCCCCAGCAACCCGTCATGCCCCCCGCCCAACTCCACCCCTGGTCTGACTTGCCTGTCTATCTCCCCCACGCCGATTTAGTGGTGAATACGACACCCCTAGGGATGACGCCCGATGTGGCTGCCAGTCCTTTGACCCCTGAGCAACTGCAAACACTCCCCGCTGGCGCTTGGGTGTACGACCTGATTTACACGCCCCGCCCGACGCAATTGCTCCGTTGGGCCGCCGCCTTGGGGTATCCCACACAGGATGGTCTGGCGATGTTAGTTGGGCAAGGCGCCGCCGCTTGGGAATACTGGTTTCAGCGAGCAGCTCCCTTGTCGGTGATGACCGCCAGTCTCGAACAGTATTTCCAAGAGAGCCTTCAACCGATGTCCGCCAGCGCCGTTGCCGGTCCCACCAGCGAAACCCAGGGGTGA
- a CDS encoding cupin domain-containing protein, with the protein MLNFVEAAGLLPWSCVNVFSNVKRVKRGEEVRIRVMEGLTTKEGIQIKRQIATAEQEALGVKNWPIWEKEVSEFPWTYTTQETCYFLAGEVTVTPVNGEPVTVRAGDLVVFPKGLQCTWKITQPVRKHYRFD; encoded by the coding sequence ATGTTGAATTTTGTTGAAGCGGCAGGCTTGCTCCCCTGGTCTTGTGTTAACGTATTTTCAAACGTCAAACGTGTCAAGCGCGGGGAGGAGGTGAGAATAAGGGTAATGGAAGGTCTGACGACAAAAGAGGGGATTCAAATTAAACGTCAAATTGCCACGGCTGAACAGGAGGCGCTGGGCGTTAAAAACTGGCCGATTTGGGAAAAAGAAGTGTCAGAGTTCCCATGGACGTACACAACCCAAGAAACCTGTTATTTCCTGGCGGGAGAGGTGACGGTAACGCCGGTGAATGGGGAACCGGTAACTGTGCGCGCCGGTGATTTGGTGGTTTTTCCCAAAGGTCTGCAATGTACGTGGAAAATTACCCAACCCGTTCGCAAGCACTATCGTTTTGACTAG
- a CDS encoding ferredoxin-thioredoxin reductase variable chain produces MSQESPFQVGQTVRVKAPVVVYHHPQYKGKPYNLQGQVGTVVEVIKTWQGRPLTANLPIVVQFDPKFKAHLQVEELEPVPADGAD; encoded by the coding sequence ATGAGTCAGGAGTCTCCCTTTCAAGTCGGTCAAACGGTGCGGGTCAAAGCTCCCGTCGTGGTGTACCATCATCCCCAGTACAAGGGCAAACCCTATAATCTCCAGGGGCAAGTTGGCACAGTGGTGGAAGTGATCAAAACCTGGCAAGGTCGTCCCCTGACAGCCAACCTGCCGATTGTGGTGCAATTTGACCCTAAATTCAAGGCGCACCTCCAAGTGGAAGAATTGGAACCAGTCCCAGCCGATGGAGCGGACTAG
- a CDS encoding heparan-alpha-glucosaminide N-acetyltransferase domain-containing protein has protein sequence MTKRWVSLDVFRGMTMAAMVLVNNPGDWNYVLPPLRHAAWHGCTPTDCIFPFFLFIMGVAIPLTRRLTPQRILRRTGILIGLGLLLNGFPTYDWSRLRLLGVLQRIGLCYLGATVVYQWTPTWQRRAIMVSLLVGHALLLTAVPVPGGGIDPLTPTGNWGAWLDRQIFSPQHLYPLAPFFGQGDPESLLGTLPALVTVLLGLEAGLWLQRGGSTSSLALGGLSLLVLGYGWGTVLPWNKPLWTGSYVLWTGGWACLILAGLYAWVEERGRQGWCWPWVVLGRNALVLFVGAGLLGRSLRFYRVGETPLVTWLFEQAFLPWLGPWWGSLGFALAMVALWWVALYGLDRWGIWLRV, from the coding sequence ATGACAAAGCGCTGGGTAAGTTTGGATGTCTTCCGGGGCATGACCATGGCGGCCATGGTTCTCGTCAATAACCCCGGTGACTGGAACTACGTCTTGCCACCCCTCCGGCACGCCGCCTGGCATGGGTGTACGCCTACCGATTGCATTTTTCCCTTTTTCTTATTCATCATGGGGGTTGCTATCCCGTTGACCCGCCGGTTAACCCCTCAGCGCATCCTGCGGCGCACTGGCATTTTGATAGGGTTGGGATTACTACTAAACGGCTTTCCCACCTACGACTGGTCACGGCTACGCCTGTTAGGTGTCCTGCAACGGATTGGCCTGTGTTACCTAGGCGCCACGGTGGTGTACCAATGGACCCCGACCTGGCAACGTCGCGCCATTATGGTTAGCCTGTTGGTGGGTCATGCGCTGTTATTGACAGCCGTACCTGTACCTGGCGGTGGCATTGACCCGCTCACACCAACCGGAAATTGGGGCGCGTGGCTTGACCGCCAGATTTTTAGCCCACAGCATCTCTACCCCTTGGCTCCCTTTTTTGGTCAGGGCGACCCCGAAAGCCTGCTGGGGACGTTGCCGGCGCTGGTCACAGTGTTGTTAGGGCTGGAAGCCGGTCTCTGGCTGCAACGGGGCGGCTCCACGTCGAGCCTCGCGCTGGGGGGATTGAGCTTGCTGGTGCTGGGTTATGGCTGGGGGACGGTGTTGCCCTGGAACAAACCCCTGTGGACTGGTTCCTACGTGTTGTGGACGGGGGGGTGGGCCTGCCTCATCCTAGCTGGGTTATACGCCTGGGTCGAGGAACGCGGGCGACAGGGCTGGTGTTGGCCATGGGTCGTTTTGGGACGCAATGCCCTCGTGTTGTTTGTTGGAGCCGGTCTGCTAGGGCGGAGCCTGCGTTTTTATCGGGTCGGCGAAACGCCTCTGGTCACCTGGCTGTTTGAACAGGCTTTCTTGCCCTGGCTAGGGCCATGGTGGGGGTCGCTCGGGTTTGCCCTGGCGATGGTCGCGTTATGGTGGGTCGCCCTCTACGGCCTCGACCGCTGGGGCATCTGGCTGCGAGTCTAG
- a CDS encoding STAS domain-containing protein, translating to MERILFTPMVRESFGQPPQPIDIPLTRLDTSTAETFKKQCLDCLGGQSKVVGINLSAVDFMDSRGLGALVSCSKQVQALGGQVFLVAPQPQILVLLETVALHRFIPIYLKREHFEQNLDPDRF from the coding sequence ATGGAGCGCATCTTATTTACGCCGATGGTCCGAGAATCATTCGGCCAGCCGCCGCAACCAATAGACATTCCCTTGACCCGTCTGGATACCTCAACGGCGGAAACGTTTAAGAAACAGTGTTTGGATTGCCTGGGCGGCCAGAGCAAGGTTGTTGGGATTAACCTCAGCGCGGTGGATTTCATGGACAGCAGGGGCCTGGGGGCGCTGGTCAGTTGCAGTAAACAAGTACAGGCGCTGGGGGGCCAGGTGTTTCTAGTCGCGCCGCAACCCCAAATTCTCGTACTGTTGGAGACGGTTGCGCTCCACCGGTTTATTCCGATTTATCTGAAACGGGAACATTTTGAGCAAAATCTCGATCCTGACCGGTTCTAG
- a CDS encoding amino acid permease — MNAPTPLRPQLTTWDGIALIVGIVVGVGIFETPVWVAANLTSGWQMLGVWLLGGFLSLVGGLCFAELGAAYPHPGGVYHYLDRMFGSRLAFLFGWARMTVIQSGSIALLAFVFGDYCSQLWRLGDYSASWYAAAVVLLLTGCNWLGVKPAKWLQAGLSGAKVLGLLLVVVAGWRAVGVMSESTPSTTTFNLGLALIFVLFTYGGWNEAAYISAELRHVRRTMPRVLLGGIGLVTVLYLLVNWAYLRGLGLNGMAASQAVAAELMRQTFGPAGVALTSGLIALSALGAIQGTMITGARTNYALGQDFSLFRGLGVWNQRWDSPVAALAFQGVVCLALVGLGTVTRKGFATMVDYTAPVFWLFMLLTGVALIGLRWREPDRVRPFRVPGYPLTPLLFCATCGYLLYASLAYTGIGALVGVGVLAVGLPFSFLPKST; from the coding sequence ATGAATGCACCGACCCCACTGCGGCCCCAATTGACGACCTGGGATGGCATTGCGCTGATTGTCGGCATTGTTGTCGGTGTGGGTATCTTTGAAACGCCGGTGTGGGTCGCAGCCAATCTGACCAGCGGCTGGCAGATGCTGGGAGTGTGGTTGTTGGGTGGTTTTCTATCGTTGGTGGGTGGGTTGTGTTTTGCGGAGTTGGGCGCAGCCTACCCCCATCCTGGCGGCGTCTATCACTATCTCGACCGCATGTTTGGCTCACGACTGGCCTTTTTGTTTGGCTGGGCGCGCATGACAGTTATCCAGTCGGGTTCGATTGCGCTCCTAGCCTTTGTCTTTGGCGACTATTGCAGCCAGTTGTGGCGGTTGGGGGACTATAGCGCGTCGTGGTATGCAGCGGCGGTAGTGCTCCTGTTGACCGGCTGTAACTGGTTGGGGGTGAAACCGGCCAAATGGCTACAGGCGGGGTTGAGTGGGGCCAAGGTGCTAGGGTTGTTGCTGGTGGTGGTGGCTGGTTGGCGGGCTGTGGGTGTCATGTCTGAGTCAACACCGTCAACGACCACGTTTAACCTGGGACTGGCCTTGATTTTCGTCTTGTTTACCTACGGTGGGTGGAATGAGGCGGCCTACATTTCAGCGGAGTTGCGGCATGTGCGTCGAACGATGCCACGGGTGTTGCTAGGGGGTATCGGCCTAGTGACAGTGTTATACCTGCTGGTGAATTGGGCCTACCTGCGGGGGTTGGGTCTCAACGGGATGGCGGCGTCGCAAGCGGTGGCAGCGGAACTGATGCGCCAGACGTTTGGACCGGCAGGGGTGGCCTTGACAAGCGGGTTAATTGCCCTGTCGGCGCTGGGAGCCATCCAAGGAACCATGATCACTGGCGCCCGCACCAATTACGCGCTGGGCCAGGATTTTTCCCTGTTCCGGGGATTGGGCGTCTGGAACCAACGCTGGGATTCGCCCGTCGCTGCATTAGCTTTCCAAGGGGTGGTATGTCTCGCTTTGGTAGGCTTGGGGACGGTGACCCGCAAGGGGTTTGCCACGATGGTGGATTACACGGCGCCGGTGTTCTGGCTGTTCATGCTGTTGACGGGCGTAGCGCTCATCGGTTTGCGATGGCGGGAACCAGACCGGGTGCGACCGTTTCGAGTGCCGGGCTATCCCCTGACACCGCTGCTGTTTTGCGCCACCTGTGGCTACCTGCTCTACGCCAGTCTGGCCTACACCGGCATTGGCGCGCTGGTGGGGGTGGGGGTGCTGGCGGTGGGCTTGCCGTTCAGTTTCCTGCCCAAATCGACCTAA